The genomic stretch CTGCGTATTGGCGTCAAACTGATCCGCCTGTGGCGCTTCACACACCGCCTGAGCCGCCGCCATGATCGGCCGGTAACCGGTGCAGCGGCAGAGGTTGCCGGAAAACGCCTGCAGGGCTTTTTCGCGGTTAAACGGCTCACGTTCAAACGTCTGTTTTTGCTTTTCCAGTGCAAACAGCGACATCACGAAACCTGGCGTGCAGAACCCGCACTGCGAGGCGTGGTTATCGACCATCGCCCGCTGAACGTGGTGCAGTTCACCCTGATGTTTCAGATCTTCAACGGTGATCAGCTGTTTGCCGTGTATCGCAGGCATAAACGTCAGGCAGGCGTTAACGGTGGTGTATTTCAGTCCGTCGCCCTCTTTTTCGGCCAGCACAACGGTGCAGGCACCGCAGTCACCGGAGGCGCAGCCTTCTTTGGTGCCGCAACGCCCGGCATCGCGGCGCAAATACTGGAGAACCGTGGTATCGTCCGGCAAATTTTCCGTCTGGATCCTGCCGTTCATCAGAAACTGGATCATGCGTTATCCCCCATCCGGCACCCGTTCAAAATCAGCGTGGTGACTTCGTCGATAATGTGTTCCCGTGCGACGTCATCGCCGTCAAAATTGCCGTACATGTGCTTCACCTGCACCGCGAAATCGGCGTAATACTGCGTCAGCGCCCAGATATGCATGATGAACAGACGTGCATCCAGCGGGCGGATTTTGCCCTCAGCAATCCACTGCTGGATCAGGTTCTCTTTTCCGACGATGTTCTGCGTCGCCTGCGGCCAGTACTTCTGCAAATAATGGCCGCCACTCAGCACTTCGCTGGTGAAAATTCGCGACAGCTCCGGCTGGTCGAACGAAAAACTCAGCTTGTTGCGGATGTAGCGGCTCAGCACGGCTTCCGGTTCACTGAGCGTCGGGTCAAACTGGATAATGTCGCCCCAGACTTTCAGCACTTTCTGCAAGAGCTCCTCGTACAGCTCTTCTTTTCCGGCGATGTAGTAATGCAACTGGGCTTTTTTGATCCCCGCGCGCTGTGCAATCGCCTGCGTAGTCGCGCCCTGAAAGCCTTTTTCACTGAACTCCGCAATCGCGGCCGCATGGATATTTTCCAGCGTGCGCTCGCGGGCTACGCGGACTTTACTGCCGGTATCGCTGTTCATCATGCGCAAGATTCTCCTGACAGTTCGTCCCGTGCATAGGCCAGTTCGCCGTCGATGTACGTGCAGTAAACGTTGCGGTCGTCGCCGAGGGTCATCAGCACAAACAGTTTCTCCGCCAGCGTTTTGCTGTTCGTCGCGCGCAGTTTTTGCAGCGCGCTGACACCCGGCTCGAGCACCACGAAATCGGCTTCTTTTCCGGCATCGAAATTGCCGATTTTGTCATCGAGATGCAGCGCCCGCGCGCCGCCCAGCGTGGCGTGGTAAAAAGCTTCGAATGCCGACAGCCGGTAACGTTGCAACTGGCCGACTTTGTAAGCTTCGAGCAGCGTTTGCAGCATATTGAAAGTGGTGCCTGCGCCCACGTCGGTGCCCATTCCTACGCGGATTTTCTTCTGCCAGGTTTTTTGCAGATTGAACAACCCGCTGCCGAGAAACAGGTTGGACGTCGGGCAAAACGCAATCGTCGAATCCGTTTCGCTCAGACAATCCCATTCGCTGTCATCAAGATGCAGGCAATGCGCAAACACGCAGCGCTCGCCGGTCAGACCATGCTGATGATAAACGTCGAGATAATGCTGATGTTCCGGGTGCATTTCTTTTACCCAGGAGAGTTCCGCCACGTTTTCGCTGAGATGGGTGTGCATATACACGTCCGGGAATTCCTGTTTGAGCAGGCGGACTTTTTGCAGCAGTTCGGGCGAGGATGTCGGCGCAAAACGCGGCGTCAGCGCGTAGCTCAGGCGCTGACGATTATGCCAGCGCGCAATAAGGGCGCGCGTATCGGCTTCACTTTGTTCCGGGGTTTCCAGCAGTGCGTCGGGAGCGTTTTTGTCCATCATCACTTTGCCTGCAACCAGCCGCATGTTGATGTCAGACGCCTCTTTAAACAGCGCATCGACCGACTGCGGATGCACGGTGCCGAACACCAGCGCCGTGGTGGTGCCATTGAGCAAAAGCTGGCTGATGAAGAATTTCGACATGCGCTTGGCGTAATCCGCGCAGTGATATTGCTGTTCCGTCGGGAAGGTGTAGCGCGTCAGCCATTCGAGCAGTTGCTCGCCGTACGCGCCGATCATTTCGGTTTGCGGGTAGTGAATATGCGTGTCGACAAAACCGGGAACGATCAGTTTGTCGCGGTAATCATCAATTTCCAGCCCGGCGGTTTTACTCGCGCCGGCGAGCCTCGCTTCGCCCTCCCGCCATTCCCCGAGCCAGACGATATGCCCGCCGCTCATCAGCATCAGGCCGTCTTCGATATAACGCACGCTGGCTTCAAGTTCTTCCGGCCCGGTGACCGGCTGGCGGATATCAAAGAAGTTTCCGCGTACCGCGCGGGTGATAACCTGACTCATGGCATAGTCCTTCTGTGCAACATTCTTATTGATGATTAATAACAGAACGTTTGCAAAGCTTATGCCAAATCTGACCAACCGGTCAGACCGTCTGGTTCTTTTTCTGCACGTCAGCCAACACTACTTAAGCAGCACCTCGTACTGCGGGTTGAATTCATCAAAGATCGGCAACGCTGCCGCACCGAGCGCCGGGGTATCGCTGCCGGACATGCCGATGCGGATCCGCGTGCCTTGCGCATAGCGGCTGCGGACCGAACTGTACAGCGGCGTCAGGCGTTTGATCAGCTTTTCCACCAGCGGTTTCGGCATGGTGCCGCCGATAATCACGGTCTGGGCATCAAACACACATTCCATAATATTGATGGCCTGAAGCGCCGGTTCGACTGCCGTATCCAGCCATTTATCGAACAATGTTTCATCAACGCTCAGCAAATCTTCCGGCATCGCTGACGTCGGATCCAGCCCGCAGGCTTCATACGCGGCCTGCAAAGAAACGTAGCGCTCAAGGCAACCTTTGTTGCCGCAATAACATTCGCGGCCGCCCGGTTGCACCACAATGTGGCCAACCTCGCCCGCATTATGTGCATGACCGGTGTAAATCCGCCCGTCGGTGAAGATCCCCGCGCCGAGGCCGGTGCCAATATAAAGATACACAAATGAAGAAAGTTGCTTGGCAATTCCGTGAAACCGCTCGCCGATGGCTGCCACCGTCGCATCGTTTTCAAGCGTAACCGGCCAGCCGGTAGAGACGCTCAGTCGCGCTTCAATATCAATATTATCCCAGCCGTGCAGCGTGGTCGGCCCCTGCGAAGAAATGCCTTCAACCCCAAACGGCCCCGGCATCACCACACCGACACCCAGCATTTTTCGCCAGTCGATTTTCACCTGTTGGCGCATTTCTTGCAGTATGTGATCGATGAGAGCCAGCGTGGGCTCAGGCTGAGGTTTCTGTATGGGGATCTGGTGGCGAAAACGCACCGTTCCCGTGAGATCCACCAGCACAATCAGCAGCGACTGATGATCAAGATGGATGCCGATGGAATAGGCGCTGTCAGGATTGAGTGTCAGTGGCGTTGCCGGTTGACCCCGCCCGCCCGCACGACGCGGCAGATGGGAAGACAATATGCCCGCCTGTTCGAGTTCGGTCGCAATATTGGACACCGTCTGCGGTGTGAGCGACGTCAGCCGCGCGATTTCCGCGCGGGTCAGCTCACCGTTGAGGCGGATGGCTTCGATGACGACCCGGCGATTGTGCGCGCGGGCATGTTCAAGATTGGTACCAGAAGTTGTTATCACGGCCTTGTACCCAGAGGGGAAACCTGTGGGCAGTATGCGGAGAGTGATTACAGCAATCAAATTGATTTTATAAATATCAGAATATGAATATGACGATGCCATCACAGCTTTCAATGTTATTGGCATGTTAATAATAATCGTCAGTCACTATTCAGTTCGATCAGTTTATAGAATTCGTTTTAAGCCTCAGGTAGCAAGTATCAATCCGGCAGGGACGCAGGGGTTGCCGACAGTGACGGCCATCCCACTTTTTTTTAGCCGATTAAAGCAATCAAATTGATTTAATAAACCTAACCCTGTTTCGGAGAATGACGATGAGCCTACGACTTACCCCTGCGGCCACCCTGTGCGCCCTCTCTGCCCTCACTCTGGGATATTCCGCCAGCGCGCTGGCAGAAACTACGCTCAGTGCCCTGTTTATGACTCAGGCGGCGTACAGCGAAGCCGATATCCGCGCCATGACGGCGGACTTCACCAAACAACACCCTGACATCAAAGTGAATCTGGAATTTGTGCCTTACGAAGCGCTTCACGACAAAATCGTGGCCGCGCGCGGTGCCGGTGACAAAGGTTATGACGTGGTGCTGTTCGATGCGATCTGGCCAGCCGAATTCAACAAATACGGCCTGTTACAGGACGTCACGGCGCGTATTCCTGCCGACGAAAGCAGCAAGATTTTCGACGGCGCGATTTCTACCGTGACCTACAAAGACAAACGCTGGGGTATGCCGTGGATCCTCGACACCAAATATCTGTATTACAACAAAGCCATGCTGGCAAAAGCCGGGATCACCACCCCGCCTGCGACCTGGGCTGACGTGGAGAAGCAGTCTGAGATCCTGAAAGAAAAAGGCATCGTGAAATTCCCGCTGGTCTGGAGCTGGTCACAATCCGAAGCCTTGCTGTGCGACTACACCACGTTGGTTTCGGCGTTTAAAGGCGATTTCTACAAAGACGGCAAGCTGAACTTCACCAATACCGGCGCAATGAAAGCCATCAACTACATGAAAGAGACGCTGGATAAAGGGCTGACCAATCCGAATTCCCGCGAATATCTGGAAGAAGACGTGCGTAAGTCCTTCTCCAACGGTGACGCGGCCTTCGCGCTGAACTGGACCTACATGTACAACATGGCCAACGACCCGAAACAAAGCAAAGTCGCGGGTAATGTCGGTGTGATCCCGGCACCGGGCGAAACCGCAGGCGGCGCGTCGGGCGTGAACGGTTCGATGGGCCTGGGCATCGCCAAAGCCAGTGC from Rahnella sikkimica encodes the following:
- a CDS encoding ROK family transcriptional regulator, which translates into the protein MTTSGTNLEHARAHNRRVVIEAIRLNGELTRAEIARLTSLTPQTVSNIATELEQAGILSSHLPRRAGGRGQPATPLTLNPDSAYSIGIHLDHQSLLIVLVDLTGTVRFRHQIPIQKPQPEPTLALIDHILQEMRQQVKIDWRKMLGVGVVMPGPFGVEGISSQGPTTLHGWDNIDIEARLSVSTGWPVTLENDATVAAIGERFHGIAKQLSSFVYLYIGTGLGAGIFTDGRIYTGHAHNAGEVGHIVVQPGGRECYCGNKGCLERYVSLQAAYEACGLDPTSAMPEDLLSVDETLFDKWLDTAVEPALQAINIMECVFDAQTVIIGGTMPKPLVEKLIKRLTPLYSSVRSRYAQGTRIRIGMSGSDTPALGAAALPIFDEFNPQYEVLLK
- the guaD gene encoding guanine deaminase is translated as MSQVITRAVRGNFFDIRQPVTGPEELEASVRYIEDGLMLMSGGHIVWLGEWREGEARLAGASKTAGLEIDDYRDKLIVPGFVDTHIHYPQTEMIGAYGEQLLEWLTRYTFPTEQQYHCADYAKRMSKFFISQLLLNGTTTALVFGTVHPQSVDALFKEASDINMRLVAGKVMMDKNAPDALLETPEQSEADTRALIARWHNRQRLSYALTPRFAPTSSPELLQKVRLLKQEFPDVYMHTHLSENVAELSWVKEMHPEHQHYLDVYHQHGLTGERCVFAHCLHLDDSEWDCLSETDSTIAFCPTSNLFLGSGLFNLQKTWQKKIRVGMGTDVGAGTTFNMLQTLLEAYKVGQLQRYRLSAFEAFYHATLGGARALHLDDKIGNFDAGKEADFVVLEPGVSALQKLRATNSKTLAEKLFVLMTLGDDRNVYCTYIDGELAYARDELSGESCA
- a CDS encoding extracellular solute-binding protein, producing MSLRLTPAATLCALSALTLGYSASALAETTLSALFMTQAAYSEADIRAMTADFTKQHPDIKVNLEFVPYEALHDKIVAARGAGDKGYDVVLFDAIWPAEFNKYGLLQDVTARIPADESSKIFDGAISTVTYKDKRWGMPWILDTKYLYYNKAMLAKAGITTPPATWADVEKQSEILKEKGIVKFPLVWSWSQSEALLCDYTTLVSAFKGDFYKDGKLNFTNTGAMKAINYMKETLDKGLTNPNSREYLEEDVRKSFSNGDAAFALNWTYMYNMANDPKQSKVAGNVGVIPAPGETAGGASGVNGSMGLGIAKASAHPDQAWEFISYMTSQPVQDKYAKLSLPIWKSSYDDPAVQKDQEALIAAAKVSLNVMLSRPVTADYSRLSNILQQNIQAVLQGKTPAKDGMEAATTAADRLR
- a CDS encoding TetR family transcriptional regulator C-terminal domain-containing protein → MMNSDTGSKVRVARERTLENIHAAAIAEFSEKGFQGATTQAIAQRAGIKKAQLHYYIAGKEELYEELLQKVLKVWGDIIQFDPTLSEPEAVLSRYIRNKLSFSFDQPELSRIFTSEVLSGGHYLQKYWPQATQNIVGKENLIQQWIAEGKIRPLDARLFIMHIWALTQYYADFAVQVKHMYGNFDGDDVAREHIIDEVTTLILNGCRMGDNA